Genomic segment of Vibrio celticus:
TATCATCCAACGAATCTAACAGTGCCCAGTAAGTCGTGAAGCTCTCCGATTCATCAGAATAGCTGATCTTAACCAAGCCATCTTCTATGACCCAATCGTCAGTATAGTTACCGCCCTCTCCCTTCAATACATGCACTGTGCCATCAGCATTGAACAAGTAGTCACGAGTATTTCCATTGCCTTTAACGCGTTGGAAGTTTAGACCCTCGACCATTTCATTGGTAATGTGAGTTCGACCGCCACAATCCGCAATCGCAAGCTCATAGTCAGCCATGATTGGGCTTGACTGATCATCGCTATCACCCAAGTAACAGGTAAATAGGTAATCGCTCAACACTAAACCATCGTCTATAGACTGTGCGGCAATACCATTGAAAGCGTACATAGTATCGTCCGATGGTTCAGCACTTGGCGCCTCAATCTCACCTACCGTAAGTTCACCATTGTACATACTAAAGATCATGGTAGGCGTATCCCCCTCTCCCATGTAGGGCATAGCCTCGACCGGTACGGTAAATTCGACGATATCTTCACCGTGTAATGTGTAACGTAAGTAATCCGCAGTAGCGACGCGACTTGCCGTTCCTGCGTCCCAATCAAAGAAGTAATAATGCGCCGTGCCATCACTCACTAACTCGATATCAAAGTCTAGATAGAGGCCAACAGAGGTAGTAAGATCTGTGGAAACCGACTCACCGACCGACTGCGACACAATAATGTCGTCCAGACTTGTAATAGAGCTACCATCCGTATCATAACCGACGTCAGAGAACCTCACGTACGGACTACCACCCTCCCATAGGAAGTACTGGTTTACGGCTGGAGAGAAGGTAAACATTACCGCTTGTGAGCCTTCAGCGAACCTCGCCTCTTCCATGAAGTCGAACCACTCAAAGTAGACTTCATACAATGCCATATCCGATAGGTTTACCACCTCAGATTCTACTGAATAATAGAAACTGGAATTGTCTTCTGGATAAGCAATGACATGCTCACCAGAGAAATCTATCGTATAACCTGCCGGAACTTGCCAGCCATTTTCAGTGAGCTGTACGTCCCCCTCAGCTTCAAGCGGTAGCGAGATAAAAGATTGATCACCACGGTACTGTATGAGTTCCGTAAGGGCTAACGCATCGCCGCCATAGCTCAAGGTTTCTTTAAACAGAATATCTACGAACGATAGTTCGCTCCTATCGCTGAAGAATCCGTAAAGAGTCCCCTCTTGCTCCGCAAACTCTTGGGCGGTAATAGTCCACTTATTTGGGTCGGTTGGATAAAGGTCTTCACCGTCATAAACGCCGTCTTCATCTGAATCAGCATTATTCGGATCTAAACCTTCGGTTGCATTCTCATGGTTATCGCCTAAACCATCACTATCAGAATCCGCCCACTCTAATGAGTCATAAGGGAAGGCATCGCTATTGTCGCCAACATAGTCACCATCACTATCATCCCATTCATTTGGATCATTAGGGAAAGCATCCTCGTAGTCTTTAAAGCCATCGTCGTCACTATCTTGGTTTAGAACCTGTGTAAGATAGTCTTGAGCTGCTGTCTCGTCTAAAAAGAACATTCCTAGGCTATTGTTCCAACTAAACGCTTCCTCCGTTAGATCCATGCCCCATGTATCTATGCCCCTACGATAGTAGGCATCGTACCAAGACCAAGGATTATCGACGACCGGAACCATAAGCACCATATCAACATCATTCACTCCGGTAAACGAACCAGGAACCACACCACTATCACCAAGATCCAGTGTAACCAGTGTTGGAATACCAGTATCAGTGAACAGATAGTCTTGTGTTACGACGTGCCATTGAATTGCCCCATTGTCATCGTATTGGAAACTGCTTGTAGGTAACAGCGTAGCGTATCGGCTCAGGCCTGGAATGATTTGGTCATCAATAAGCTCCAACTCTGTGCCAGCAACACGGGCATCCTCTACCTGTTGTGGTAGATCCACAACAGCTTGTGTTCCCCACTCATCAAATGAGGTAGCAACCCAAAGGCCATTAGATTGTTTCTGGTAAACGCGATAGGCCTGTCCGACGTTATCTGTGTCAGTCGTAAATGAATAATCAGTTAATGGGTAGTGCTGCCACTCTATGTGTTTATTTTCTTCCACATCACTAACAGAGCGAGACACTGCATTCCATTCATTGAACAAAGTATTTTTTGGATCACTATCGACAATAAGTTGAGTATTCGTCTCCTCGTCTAGAACCGTACGCTCTCCACTTTCAAGAACATCACCATTAATCAGTACCTCTTTGCGGTAGTAATTCCAGTACGCTGTGAGATCGTCCCATTTGCCATCATTAAAGTTAAAGTCTGCGTACTCATGGAATTCACCATCTTGTGGGTTTGCCCATATTGGTGTCGAATATTCGTAGACATAGCTACCATCAGGGATATTATTAAATCGAAGTTCAACATTGATGTAACCGTCTGCACCCCAGTCCTGCTTAGACTCCACGAAACTCTGCACGTAATCCTGCGTTACAGTGGTTAAAGTCTGAGCCCATTGAGCTTGATGGGTTTGAACATCGTCGATATCAAAGCCATTTACCGTGTATTCGGTTAACGTTTCGACCGCTTGAACGCCCTCTGCGACGTCCTCAAATTCCACTGATACACTATGTATTGTATCTATTTGAGATAAGTCATTTGGGTGAACTCTAGATGTTAAGGCTACGCCTTGTTCATAGACACGACCATTACCGCCGAAACCGCCCTCAAGAGATGCATCACCCTCATCGATATAGCGCCAATACGTCTCGCTTGTTTCGGTTCTAGTACCAATTTCAAGAGACATGCCTTCGTAACGTGCAGTACCATCGAGGTTATAGTCGTACGCAAAGGTCTGGATACGAGTAAAGTCATCATTTAACAGGTGATCGACACTTTGTGTCGTGCCATATACCACGTCATCAGCAGTGATATATTGAGTAGTTATGGTGGTAACAATCTCTCCGCTATTCAGTGTCTCAACCATTTCTTCGACCTCAATATCCAGTGTAATGATATCGCGATCTGTTATGTTTAAAACTGCTACATCAGTTGCACTAACATTGGCCACAACATCAGCAATTGACTTATTTCCATCCTCTGGATGAACATCGGCATTATTACCAACGCCATCACCGTCCACATCGACCCATTCGGTCGCATCGGTTGGGAATTCATCAACATCATTGTTGTAACTGTCGTTATCCGTATCGTTTGGATACGGGTCATCCTCGTTATCGCCTAAGCCATCATCATCCGTATCTGCCCATTCGGTCGCATCGGTTGGGAATTCATCGGCATTATTACCAACACCATCACCGTCCGTATCTGCCCATTCGGTTGGGTCATTATCAAATACATCTTGATTGTCACCATAGCCATCAGAGTCATTATCAGCCCACTCAGTTGGATCTTGTGGGAAGACATCATCAATACTGTCTACCCCATCCGAATCATGGTCACCAGCACGAGAACGATCCGTTGGAAACGCATCATTGACATCAGGATAGATGTCATCTTCTCCGTCCACCGTATCATCATTTAGGTCGGCATTATTACCAATCTCATCACCATCGGAGTCCAGGCTTTCATCGGGATCATTCGGAAAGTCATCTAAGTCATTGGGGACGCCGTCATCATCTGTGTCATTAGAAAAATCGACACCCTCTGTCGCACCACCAACATTATCAAATGTCTTATCGCTATCACCTGCAACTTCTTCAATTTTCTTTTTGATTTCATTATTCACAGATGCAGTCACAGAGATAAACTTAGTCCCTTTATCTTCACTTTCAGCAACTTCTTGCAACTCTTGAGGAGATGAAGGCAAAACATTTGAATCAACCAAGTTTTCAGCGGCATAAGCGGCAGCCTCAACACCTGACTCAACAAAATCACCTAAGATTTCATCTTCATCTAAGCCTAGCTGATCAGCGACTTGCTGAATGGCAGCTTGCTTTGCTGCTTCAACCGCAGCAGCATCGTCAGAATCTGTAGTGTTTTGCTCGATCAATACGTGAACTAGCGTACTCAAAGGGGTGACATCTTTTTCACCTGGAGGGGCTGACATAATATAGTCGTCAGACACCGTAACATCAGGTTCATCTTCATCAATCGTCTGCCCGGAGATCGCTTGCACAACGACAGGGTACTGTTCAGGGTTGTCGACATCGGTGACGTCTAAATCTGCAACTCCGCCATCACCAGAAATAGCATTAGGCTCACCGTCGTCTAAGACGTAGTTACCGTTAAGGTCTAACCAAATTCGAGCATGACGTAAATAACCATCAATTGCAGTCACACTGTATTTAGTCGTTTCAGCTGGGGAGCTGGGAGTCGAGGGAGTCTCACTCGGAGTCGTGGTTGACACGGTTGTATCATCGTCATCACATCCTGAAAGCCCGACGATACTAACCAAACCAAGAGCCAACGTAATTGCATTAAGTCTCATATTAATATCCACGTAGTTGCTTAATAACATCGCGTATAAAGCTAGTAGACTCTACTCATTCTAACAATATTGTAATCAGCTTCCCTTCCCACCACTCACATTCACAAAATCAATATTAAACAGTCACATATTGAATTGAGAGATTTTTGTTGCGATATATAAACGCCAACAACACCTTGTAAATCTATAAGTTAGATAAAATTTTTGATTTTCATCCAGAATACAACCAAAATATGACACTAGTCACATAATGTAGCCTTGTAACCAAGGTGAATCGCATCTGGCTTACTCACTCTTGATTTTCCAGCTCTTCGTATCCCGCATCTCGTTTACGCGCATCTGTTCTTAAGGCACAAAAAAAGGCCGCCTAAGCGACCTTTTTCAGATACTTGAAGTAAATTACTTCACACGACCAACGTATTCGCCAGTACGAGTATCAACTTTAACAACTTCACCGATAGCGATGAATAGAGGTACGCGAACTACCGCGCCTGTTGCTAGAGTTGCAGGCTTACCGCCAGTACCTTGTGTGTCGCCTTTAAGGCCAGGATCGGTTTCTGTTACTGCGATCTCAACAAAGTTTGGTGGAGTTACTGTGATAGGGTTATCATTCCACAACGTTAGAGTACATACGTCGTTTTCAACTAACCATTTAGCTGTTTCGCCAACTGCTTTTACGTCAGCAGCGATTTGCTCGAATGTTTCATTGTTCATGAAGTGGTAGAATTCGCCATCGCTGTATAGGTAGCCTAGTTCAACGTCTACAACGTCCGCTAGTTCTACTGTATCGCCTGACTTAAATGTTTTCTCTAACACTTTGCCTGACAGCAGTTTACGAAGTTTAACACGGTTAAACGCTTGGCCTTTACCTGGCTTAACGTATTCATTGTCGATAATTGAGCAAGGCTCGTTATCCATCATGAATTTTAAACCGCCTTTGAATTCATTGGTGCTTACTGACGCCATGATTTTCTCTTCCACATCTTTGAGTTAATTTCAATGCCGCATATCATAACCCGAAAAGTCGAATCTGTTGAGCAAAACTGGCTCAAACAACTATCGAATGCGATCTCTGACCCGACAAAACTGCTTGAGGCATTGGAAATAGACCCAACACCGTGGCAAGCAGGCTTCGCTGCTCGTGAGTTATTTGCACTTCGGGTACCTCTTAGCTTTGTCGAACGAATGGAAAAAGGCAACCCACACGATCCATTGCTACGACAGGTTTTACCGCTAAGCGAAGAGTTTGAGGTACACCAAGGCTATTCCGCTGATCCACTGGAAGAACAAGAAAACGCAATTCCGGGCTTACTGCACAAATACAAAAATCGTGCACTGATGATTGTGAAAGGCGGCTGTGCGATTAACTGCCGCTACTGCTTCCGTCGTCACTTCCCTTATCAAGATAACAAGGGCTCGAAGTCTGTGTGGCAAACCAGCCTCGACTATGTGGCGGCTCACCCAGAGATCAACGAAGTTATCTTGTCGGGAGGCGATCCACTGATGGCGAAAGACAGCGAACTCGAGTGGCTGATTCATTCTATTGAACAAATTCCACATGTAAAAACCGTTCGAATTCATAGCCGATTACCAGTTGTGATTCCCGCTCGAGTAACGGATGAACTGTGCCAATTGCTAGCTCAAACTCGCCTTAATGTGGTGATGGTCAGCCACATTAACCATGCTAACGAAATCAACCTAGAGCTCAAACAAGCCTTCCACAAGCTTAAGTTAAGTGGTGCTACTCTGCTCAACCAAGGCGTGATGCTTAAAGGCGTAAACAACAGCGCTAACTCATTGAAAGAATTAAGCGAAAAGCTATTCGACGCCGGTATTTTACCTTACTATATGCATGTACTTGATAAGGTTCAGGGCGCAGCGCACTTCTATATTTCAGATGAAGAGGCGAAGCATCACTTTAAAGGATTAATCTCTGAGGTTTCTGGCTACCTAGTACCTAAGTTAACCCGTGAGATTGGCGGACGCAGCAGCAAGACACCGCTCGACCTACACATTGAATAGAGAAGTTGTATCAATGAAACACAATACCTCAGTTGCTCCACCAGCAACCACATCTCAACCAGCGCTTAGGTTCAGCTCAAGAGGTTTCACCATCATCGAGCTGGTCGTGGTGATCGTGATTCTAAGTATTGTGTCGGTCACTGCAGCTTCTAAGTTCCTCAACCTTCAAACCGATGCTCGTATCTCGACATTAAACGGCCTTAAAGGCGGAATGGAGGGCGCAAGTGCTATGCTTTATGGTAAGACATCGGCATTAGGCTTAGATAAAGCTGCTAGTGCGTCAGTGAATGTTGAGGGCGACGATATCTCAGTTGTCTATGGCTACCCGGCGGCAATCAACAGTGACGCTTGGTCAATGCTAATCGAATCCACGTTTCTGGATGCAGAATGGGGCGTGGGTAATGCAGATTGGTATTTTACGAATAGTAATCACGCAGATGGAAAAATCATCTACGCTCCAGCAAGTCGCAAAAAGGTAGATGAAAACTGCTATCTTGAGTACCAAGAAGCGACAGAGACCACGACACCAGTCTTCACCTTAACAACAGACGGCTGCTAGGTTTTAAGTAATCTTTATCAATCGTTAAGACAAAAAGTTTTTGTTCGATCGTCCGGTCTATTATTAGCATACTCGGCTCTATTCTAAATTTTTAGGAGGGGTGATATGACACAATTTATAGAACAAACTCTCAACCTTGCCCCCTTTAGCTGGGCAGGTCTTGCAGTATGCATGCTGTGTGGTTCGTTAATCGGTATCGAGCGACAAACACGCGGTAAACCGGTAGGGATCAGAACATCGATTCTGATCATCAGTGGTACCTATTTCTTCCTTACGATGGCGATTAGCCTTTCCCCTAACACGCTAGATCAAGCTCGTGTGCTTGGTCAGATCATTACTGGGGTAGGTTTCCTTGGCGCTGGGGTAATGATGACTCTGGATGGAAAGATTCATGGCGTGACTTCAGCCGCGATTATCTGGGTACTCGCTGCATTAGGTATGATGATCGCACTTGGTCACCTTTCGCAATCGGTCATTATCACGCTAATGGCGCTCGTGATTCTGCTTGGTGTCGATAAGGTGGAAAACAGCTTCCAAAGCCTGCGTCGTGGCGTTCACCAAAAGTGGATGAGAAAAGGGCGCGTGAAGAAATAGCGCAGCACTTGATAGCCTTAGTGGTAATGCCAATGATACAAAGAAGCCTAGTCAAACGATTAGGCTTCGCATTATTTTGGGAGAACTTAATACACCTGAATACACACCTGATTCTTACCTGCAGCCTTTGCCTTATAAAGCTGCTCATCCGAGGAGCGAATGCTTTGGTTTTCCCACAAGTGCCCGACGCTGTCGAACTTATAAAGAGAGTAGAGCGTCGCGCCACCAGACACTGAGATACTAATCTTGTCACCCGTAGGGCATCGATAACTCTGTAGGCTAATGTCGTTTTGAATTCGCTCAAAGATCGATGAAAGCAACTCAGACGATTCACCCGTAATCGCGACAACAAACTCTTCGCCACCAAACCGCGCCACGATATCTTGCTGTCTAACGCTGTTCAGCATCAAGCGAGCAACATGGCAAATCACCTCGTCCCCCACTTTATGGCCATGCTGATCATTAACGACTTTGAAATCATCGATATCAAACACGCCAACACCAATAATCGGCTCTTCATCTTGCGCCAGTAATCGAGCCTCAAAACCACGTCGATTCAGCAAGCCCGTTAATGGGTCGCGCATTGCTAGCTCATTTAGACGCTGGTGCTCTTGTCTTGTATAGAAGCGCCATAGCCATAAAACCGAGAGCAGATACAAAACCAACAGTATCGAAAGCTGAATCTTCTCCATTTCCAAGATATGCAGAAAGTGCTCGCTCTTGTCTTCTTCAATACTCAGATATAACTGGGTGTCAATGTCATCAACATACAGAGGTTTGGAATAAGTAAAGTCCATAAACCCATATTTGTTTGCGCCTCGCGTACTGGTGACTTTGTAGCCATGGGTAGGGTTTGAGACTAGGTTAGAGACATAGCCATCGACACCCAACACCCCTTTAAACTCACCATTAACGTAGATTCCTTTGGTTAAGGTCACCACTTTCT
This window contains:
- the efp gene encoding elongation factor P, which codes for MASVSTNEFKGGLKFMMDNEPCSIIDNEYVKPGKGQAFNRVKLRKLLSGKVLEKTFKSGDTVELADVVDVELGYLYSDGEFYHFMNNETFEQIAADVKAVGETAKWLVENDVCTLTLWNDNPITVTPPNFVEIAVTETDPGLKGDTQGTGGKPATLATGAVVRVPLFIAIGEVVKVDTRTGEYVGRVK
- the epmB gene encoding EF-P beta-lysylation protein EpmB, translated to MPHIITRKVESVEQNWLKQLSNAISDPTKLLEALEIDPTPWQAGFAARELFALRVPLSFVERMEKGNPHDPLLRQVLPLSEEFEVHQGYSADPLEEQENAIPGLLHKYKNRALMIVKGGCAINCRYCFRRHFPYQDNKGSKSVWQTSLDYVAAHPEINEVILSGGDPLMAKDSELEWLIHSIEQIPHVKTVRIHSRLPVVIPARVTDELCQLLAQTRLNVVMVSHINHANEINLELKQAFHKLKLSGATLLNQGVMLKGVNNSANSLKELSEKLFDAGILPYYMHVLDKVQGAAHFYISDEEAKHHFKGLISEVSGYLVPKLTREIGGRSSKTPLDLHIE
- a CDS encoding prepilin-type N-terminal cleavage/methylation domain-containing protein — encoded protein: MKHNTSVAPPATTSQPALRFSSRGFTIIELVVVIVILSIVSVTAASKFLNLQTDARISTLNGLKGGMEGASAMLYGKTSALGLDKAASASVNVEGDDISVVYGYPAAINSDAWSMLIESTFLDAEWGVGNADWYFTNSNHADGKIIYAPASRKKVDENCYLEYQEATETTTPVFTLTTDGC
- a CDS encoding MgtC/SapB family protein yields the protein MTQFIEQTLNLAPFSWAGLAVCMLCGSLIGIERQTRGKPVGIRTSILIISGTYFFLTMAISLSPNTLDQARVLGQIITGVGFLGAGVMMTLDGKIHGVTSAAIIWVLAALGMMIALGHLSQSVIITLMALVILLGVDKVENSFQSLRRGVHQKWMRKGRVKK
- a CDS encoding sensor domain-containing diguanylate cyclase, which encodes MINNHTVDFKKAFLGLTASFLVVLSLLLVDSAEESDKQYGMENQGVTRSLAELTQIINALEYNITALYPLHGDTYVFSHDKKIEGETCYFTSEEQHAPRFDFMFSGPREMCNPKSDLYTEAGKRLFIAPTMAYFANTIDTISAIYFISKEKFIISSPSDFASYIKGDTFDSVVNSRPYWVNTIRFGLAQGQDQVVYTGQYDDYLTGQKVVTLTKGIYVNGEFKGVLGVDGYVSNLVSNPTHGYKVTSTRGANKYGFMDFTYSKPLYVDDIDTQLYLSIEEDKSEHFLHILEMEKIQLSILLVLYLLSVLWLWRFYTRQEHQRLNELAMRDPLTGLLNRRGFEARLLAQDEEPIIGVGVFDIDDFKVVNDQHGHKVGDEVICHVARLMLNSVRQQDIVARFGGEEFVVAITGESSELLSSIFERIQNDISLQSYRCPTGDKISISVSGGATLYSLYKFDSVGHLWENQSIRSSDEQLYKAKAAGKNQVCIQVY